One Hordeum vulgare subsp. vulgare chromosome 4H, MorexV3_pseudomolecules_assembly, whole genome shotgun sequence DNA window includes the following coding sequences:
- the LOC123449975 gene encoding oxysterol-binding protein-related protein 2A-like, translating into MRMRARDLHPLCCLPVDCPGGWCADRSPPSPPPPPPAPAPAAVAGLLHKWTNIGKGWRPRWFAILRGGLLAYSKIRPRAAASPPSPPAPEDGGPRLIGPAGFAAPAPEDRPIGLVHLKISSFRESKSDDKRFYIITPTKTLQLRTNSVKDRVAWIEALVSARSESSTNGGLLYDQNDASFSTDRLRNRMHAEGLGEEVIKDCEQIVHSEFLQYYTQMRRRCEEYLSFLGSLPQQLEVLNEQDTTHSIRPECSCSGHGKCCESSNTESSDDAGIQELDESSDEDDYNFCDTRQSFSDSAATPDLRMQCSNSSDGIHKYDHKFADSRYGKGDNEYLALPTKRRTKLPEPVEKEKGISLWSMIKDNVGKDLTRVCLPVYFNEPISSLQKCFEDLEYSQLLDRAYDYGLKGNSVMRTLCVAAFAVSGYASSDGRPCKPFNPLLGETYEADFPENGIRFFSEKVSHHPMVMACHCQGRGWKFWGESNVKSKFWGQTIQLDPVGVLTLEFDDGEIFKWSKVTTTINNLIIGRLYCHHHGTMKISGNRQHSCKLTFKQQSFLERNPRQVQGVVEDIGGTKVATLRGKWDESLYCSVTNDGVNSSAESTLLWEKHEPPTNLTRYNLSSFAITLNELTPNLKERLPPTDSRLRPDQRHLENGEYDKANSEKLRLETRQRMARKMQDNGWKPRWFDRDTEDGPFRYTGGYWEAREQRKWDGCRDIFGELPDKKTSPAPASVGI; encoded by the exons ATGCGGATGCGGGCGCGGGACCTGCACCCGCTCTGCTGCCTCCCGGTCGACTGCCCCGGCGGGTGGTGCGCCGACCGCTCCccgccctcccctccccctcccccgccCGCGCCGGCGCCGGCCGCCGTGGCGGGGCTGCTCCACAAGTGGACCAACATCGGCAAGGGCTGGCGCCCGCGCTGGTTCGCCATCCTCCGCGGCGGCCTCCTCGCCTACTCCAAGATCcgcccccgcgccgccgcctcccccccttcGCCGCCCGCGCCGGAGGACGGCGGCCCCCGCCTGATCGGCCCGGCCGggttcgccgcccccgcccccgagGACCGCCCCATTGGCCTCGTGCACCTCAAg ATATCTTCATTCCGTGAAAGTAAATCAGACGATAAGCGGTTCTATATAATTACTCCAACCAAGACGCTTCAGCTGAGAACCAACTCAGTTAAGGATCGTGTGGCTTGGATTGAAGCTCTTGTTTCTGCAAGAAGTGAATCTTCTACCAATGGAGGTTTACTGTATGACCAGAATGATGCATCGTTTTCTACAGACAGGCTTAGAAACCGTATGCATGCTGAGGGCCTTGGTGAAGAGGTTATTAAAGACTGTGAGCAGATTGTCCATTCAGAATTCTTGCAGTATTATACACAGATGAGACGACGTTGTGAAGAGTATTTGAGCTTTCTTGGCAGTCTTCCACAACAGCTTGAG GTACTTAATGAACAAGATACTACACACTCTATCAGACCAGAATGTTCCTGCTCTGGACATGGAAAATGTTGTG AGAGCAGCAACACAGAATCATCTGATGATGCTGGGATTCAGGAGTTAGATGAATCATCAGATGAAGATGACTATAATTTTTGTGATACAAGACAAAGTTTTAGTGACTCTGCTGCAACTCCTGACTTGAGGATGCAGTGTTCAAATTCGAGTGACGGCATCCATAAATATGATCATAAATTTGCAGACTCAAGATATGGCAAGGGTGACAACGAATATTTAGCGCTGCCAACAAAACGACGCACAAAGTTGCCTGAACCAGTTGAAAAAGAGAAGGGCATTAGTCTTTGGTCAATGATCAAGGATAATGTTGGAAAAGATCTGACACGGGTCTGTCTGCCTGTTTACTTTAATgaaccaatttcatctcttcaaaAATGCTTTGAAGACTTGGAATATTCTCAGTTGTTGGACCGTGCGTATGACTACGGTCTGAAG GGGAACAGTGTGATGAGAACTCTATGTGTTGCTGCATTCGCTGTCTCTGGGTATGCTTCCTCTGATGGCCGACCCTGCAAACCTTTTAATCCTTTGCTTGGGGAAACTTATGAAGCTGATTTTCCTGAAAATGGAATCCGTTTCTTCTCCGAAAAG GTTAGTCATCATCCAATGGTCATGGCCTGTCATTGTCAAGGAAGAGGTTGGAAATTTTGGGGAGAGAGCAATGTAAAGAGCAAGTTCTGGGGACAAACAATTCAGCTTGATCCTGTTGGCGTTTTAACACTGGAATTCGACGATGGAGAAATTTTCAAATGGAGCAAG GTTACAACAACCATTAATAACCTTATCATCGGTAGACTTTATTGCCATCATCATGGGACGATGAAAATAAGTGGGAACAGGCAACATTCATGCAAGCTTACGTTTAAACAGCAGTCTTTTCTTGAACGTAATCCTCGACAG GTTCAAGGAGTTGTCGAGGATATTGGTGGTACCAAGGTTGCTACCCTAAGGGGGAAATGGGACGAGAGCTTGTACTGCAGTGTTACTAATGATGGAGTAAATTCCAGTGCTGAATCCACTCTGCTGTGGGAGAAACATGAGCCTCCGACTAATCTCACACGATATAATTTGTCATCATTTGCTATAACCCTAAATGAGCTGACTCCAAATCTCAAG GAGAGACTTCCTCCCACAGATTCAAGGCTCAGACCGGATCAGCGACACCTGGAGAATGGGGAGTACGATAAAGCCAATTCCGAGAAGCTACGGTTGGAGACAAGGCAACGAATG GCACGGAAAATGCAGGACAATGGATGGAAACCGAGATGGTTCGACAGGGACACCGAGGACGGACCATTCCGCTACACCGGAGGTTATTGGGAGGCAAGAGAGCAGAGAAAGTGGGATGGCTGCCGCGACATATTCGGCGAATTGCCCGACAAGAAAACTTCTCCGGCTCCGGCTAGTGTGGGTATATAG
- the LOC123449976 gene encoding protein NRT1/ PTR FAMILY 6.3-like — protein sequence MAPLPDTTAEGDGKAMGDAWDYRGRPAVRDSSGGWSSAAMILGVELNERLTTLGIAVNLVTYLTATMHLGNAASANAVTNFLGTSFLLCLLGGFVADTYLGRYLTIAISTAVQAAGMTVLTVSTAAPGLRPAPCKDPSGDGSAPGCAPPSGTQLGVLYLGLYLTALGTGGLKSSVSGFGSDQFDESHAGERRRMARFFGWFFFFISLGSLLAVTVLVYVQDNVGRRWGYGACVVAILAGLGVFLAGTPRYRFKKLAGSPLTQIAAVTAAAWRKRALPLPSDPAMLYDVDDAAAAGEDVGGKRKLPHSKQCRFLDQAAIVEVEVELEPSSPSSGKKKKKKKWAVCTVTEVEEVKQVVRMLPTWATTIVFWTVYAQMTTFSVSQAQALDRRLGRSFVIPAGSLTVFFVGSILLTVPIYDRLIAPLARRLTGNPQGLSPLQRIFVGLFLSILAMAVAGLTERRRLTASTAGVQLSVFLIVPQFLLVGAGEAFTYIGQLDFFLRECPKDMKTMSTGLFLTTLSLGFFLSSGLVSVVHAVTSSDGRRPWLANDIDKGRLDYFYWLLAAISAANLGIFVAAAKGYVYKEKRLADAGIIQLHVQEVVVHA from the exons ATGGCACCGCTCCCGGACACCACGGCGGAGGGCGACGGCAAGGCGATGGGGGACGCGTGGGACTACCGCGGCCGGCCGGCCGTGCGCGACAGCTCCGGCGGCTGGTCCAGCGCGGCCATGATCCTGGGCGTGGAGCTGAACGAGCGGCTCACCACGCTGGGCATCGCGGTGAACCTCGTCACGTACCTCACGGCCACCATGCACCTGGGCAACGCCGCCTCCGCCAACGCCGTCACCAACTTCCTCGGCACCTCCTTCCTGCTCTGCCTCCTGGGCGGCTTCGTCGCCGACACCTACCTCGGCCGCTACCTCACCATCGCCATCTCCACGGCCGTGCAGGCCGCCGGCATGACCGTGCTCACCGTCTCCACGGCGGCGCCGGGGCTGCGCCCGGCGCCCTGCAAGGACCCGTCGGGCGACGGCAGCGCCCCCGGCTGCGCGCCGCCCAGCGGCACGCAGCTGGGCGTGCTCTACCTGGGGCTGTACCTGACGGCGCTGGGCACGGGCGGGCTCAAGTCGAGCGTGTCGGGGTTCGGGTCGGACCAGTTCGACGAGTCCCACGCCGGGGAGCGGCGGCGCATGGCGCGCTTCTTCGgctggttcttcttcttcatcagcctCGGCTCCCTCCTCGCCGTGACGGTGCTGGTGTACGTGCAGGACAACGTGGGCCGGCGCTGGGGCTACGGCGCGTGCGTGGTGGCCATCCTCGCCGGCCTCGGCGTATTCCTGGCCGGCACCCCCAGGTACCGGTTCAAGAAGCTGGCAGGGAGCCCGCTGACGCAGATCGCGGCCGTCACCGCCGCCGCCTGGAGGAAGCGCGCGCTGCCGCTGCCGTCCGACCCCGCGATGCTCTACGACGTGGACGACGCGGCGGCCGCCGGCGAGGACGTCGGCGGCAAGCGGAAGCTGCCCCACTCCAAGCAATGCAG GTTCCTTGACCAGGCGGCGATCGTAGAGGTGGAGGTGGAGTTGGAGCCATCGTCCCCGTCgtcggggaagaagaagaagaagaagaagtgggcgGTGTGTACGGTgacggaggtggaggaggtgaagCAGGTGGTGCGGATGCTGCCCACCTGGGCCACCACCATCGTCTTCTGGACCGTCTACGCGCAGATGACCACCTTCTCCGTCTCCCAGGCCCAAGCCTTGGACCGCCGCCTTGGCCGCTCCTTCGTCATCCCCGCCGGCTCCCTCACCGTCTTCTTCGTCGGCTCCATCCTCCTCACCGTCCCCATCTACGACCGCCTCATCGCGCCGCTCGCCCGCCGCCTCACCGGCAACCCTCAAGGCCTCTCCCCGCTCCAGCGCATCTTCGTCGGCCTCTTCCTCTCCATCCTCGCAATGGCCGTCGCCGGGCTAACCGAGCGCCGCCGCCTCACCGCCTCCACCGCGGGCGTCCAGCTCTCCGTCTTCCTCATCGTGCCACAGTTCCTCCTCGTCGGCGCCGGCGAGGCCTTCACCTACATCGGCCAGCTCGACTTCTTCCTGCGCGAGTGCCCCAAGGACATGAAGACCATGAGCACCGGCCTCTTCCTCACcacgctctcgctcggcttcttccTCAGCTCCGGTCTCGTCTCCGTTGTGCACGCGGTGACCAGCTCCGACGGCCGGAGACCCTGGCTTGCCAACGACATCGACAAGGGGAGGCTCGACTACTTCTACTGGCTGCTTGCCGCCATCAGCGCCGCCAACCTGGGGATCTTCGTCGCCGCCGCCAAGGGGTACGTGTACAAGGAGAAGCGCCTGGCAGACGCCGGCATCATCCAGCTCCACGTCCAAGAAGTGGTGGTCCATGCTTGA